Proteins encoded within one genomic window of Pongo pygmaeus isolate AG05252 chromosome 6, NHGRI_mPonPyg2-v2.0_pri, whole genome shotgun sequence:
- the POP7 gene encoding ribonuclease P protein subunit p20, with amino-acid sequence MAENREPRGAVEAELDPVEYTLRKRLPNRLPRRPNDIYVNMKTDFKAQLARCQKLLDGGARGQNACSEIYIHGLGLAINRAINIALQLQAGSFGSLQVAANTSTVELVDELEPETDTREPLTRIRNNSAIHIRVFRVTPK; translated from the coding sequence ATGGCAGAAAACCGAGAGCCCCGCGGTGCTGTGGAGGCTGAACTGGATCCAGTGGAGTACACCCTTAGGAAAAGGCTTCCCAACCGCCTGCCCCGGAGGCCCAATGACATTTATGTCAACATGAAGACTGACTTTAAGGCCCAGCTGGCCCGCTGCCAGAAGCTGCTGGACGGAGGGGCCCGGGGTCAGAACGCGTGCTCTGAGATCTACATTCACGGCTTGGGCCTGGCCATCAACCGCGCCATCAACATCGCGCTGCAGCTGCAGGCGGGCAGCTTTGGGTCCTTGCAGGTGGCTGCCAATACCTCCACCGTGGAGCTTGTTGATGAGCTGGAGCCAGAGACCGATACACGGGAGCCACTGACTCGGATCCGCAATAACTCAGCCATCCACATCCGAGTCTTCAGGGTCACACCAAAGTAA